One stretch of Acidobacteriota bacterium DNA includes these proteins:
- a CDS encoding VTT domain-containing protein, whose product MSPKDPPHHRRRPRPAVTDTDWIGGRKTAWRRLAGTLFVFIALWGLIAIDPPGWQTGVEALGSGGIAGRLLFVAAFACGTVLAVPGLLLMALGVTAFGPLEGFLLSSAGGTFGAAGAFAIARWVIRQPFADRRNQRPRWRWLAEGLERHGAVAVLLLRLLPLMPFNLSNYLCGVTSIRFGSFLWATAVGILPGAYVYCQVIAGLSAATKAEPAGSGLFWSLTLLVFLLVVLPRLAGGSLRKVFGDGA is encoded by the coding sequence ATGTCGCCAAAAGATCCTCCCCACCATCGACGGCGCCCGAGACCCGCGGTCACCGACACCGATTGGATCGGTGGCCGCAAGACCGCTTGGCGGCGCCTGGCCGGCACCCTGTTCGTCTTTATCGCCCTCTGGGGGCTGATCGCCATCGATCCCCCCGGCTGGCAAACCGGGGTGGAGGCTCTAGGGTCCGGCGGCATCGCCGGCCGCCTGCTGTTCGTCGCCGCTTTCGCCTGCGGCACGGTGCTCGCCGTTCCCGGCCTCCTCCTGATGGCCCTCGGAGTGACCGCCTTCGGCCCGCTGGAGGGTTTTCTCCTGTCGAGCGCCGGCGGCACTTTCGGCGCCGCCGGCGCCTTTGCCATCGCCCGCTGGGTGATCCGGCAGCCCTTCGCCGACCGGCGCAACCAGAGGCCTCGCTGGCGATGGCTGGCCGAGGGACTGGAGCGCCACGGAGCGGTCGCCGTGCTCCTTCTACGGCTCCTGCCGCTGATGCCCTTCAACCTGTCGAACTACCTCTGCGGCGTCACCTCCATCCGATTCGGTTCCTTCCTGTGGGCCACCGCCGTGGGAATTCTGCCGGGGGCCTACGTCTACTGCCAGGTGATTGCCGGCCTGTCGGCGGCAACGAAGGCGGAACCGGCCGGGAGCGGGCTCTTCTGGAGCCTGACCCTCTTGGTCTTCCTGTTGGTCGTTCTGCCGCGGCTGGCGGGCGGTTCCCTCCGCAA